One Keratinibaculum paraultunense genomic window carries:
- a CDS encoding GerMN domain-containing protein: MKKIFTILLIVLLTVSLVACNANNKPTKNNIEKEQDNIIDERKENTTEEKSQIQVEESSPKADYEKKEVILYFVNNEYINTGDENLEKLIPEKRIVKYGDISLEETIVQELIKGPKDDNLSTLIPANVKILGVEVSDNTAFVNFSQEDLYGSSMEETFTINQIVGSLLELDNIKRVQFLIDGEKAESLMGHFDITEPFESLQY; the protein is encoded by the coding sequence TTGAAAAAAATATTTACTATACTTTTAATTGTTTTACTTACAGTAAGTTTAGTAGCTTGCAACGCCAATAATAAACCAACAAAAAATAATATAGAAAAAGAACAAGATAATATAATTGATGAAAGGAAAGAAAATACTACCGAAGAAAAAAGTCAAATACAAGTAGAAGAATCTAGTCCAAAAGCTGATTATGAAAAAAAGGAAGTTATTTTATACTTCGTAAATAATGAATATATAAATACTGGGGATGAAAATTTAGAAAAGCTCATTCCAGAAAAAAGAATTGTTAAATATGGTGACATATCCTTAGAAGAAACCATTGTACAAGAATTGATAAAAGGACCTAAAGATGATAATTTAAGCACATTAATACCTGCAAATGTAAAAATATTGGGAGTAGAAGTATCTGATAATACTGCCTTTGTAAACTTCTCACAGGAAGACTTATACGGCAGCTCTATGGAAGAAACTTTTACAATAAATCAAATAGTAGGTAGCCTTTTAGAACTTGATAATATAAAAAGAGTGCAATTCTTAATAGATGGGGAAAAGGCAGAATCTTTGATGGGTCATTTTGATATAACAGAACCCTTTGAAAGTTTGCAATATTAA